From Choristoneura fumiferana chromosome 7, NRCan_CFum_1, whole genome shotgun sequence, the proteins below share one genomic window:
- the LOC141429424 gene encoding UDP-glycosyltransferase UGT5-like yields the protein MKLVVNIVFTLLAFTVSVNEVSSLNILGIFPYEGKSHFFLFEPYLRELARRGHDVTVISHFPQKQAVKNYTDISLAGSVKILEDALPIEKSYTALVNIIHFIIDKGTENCRQLLANKEVQDLWKRKARFDVVLVEQFNSDCSLGLAHKFEAPVVGLTSHTPMPWHYNRFGIPYNPSYVPFMFFGGGTKPTLYQRIEVTIFNAYFNALYTWFSQRVDQNTLAEYFNDVPPLEELGREIKLYLVYKNFALFGSSMAPQNVKEVGGYHVAAPKPLPNDLKKFIEESEKGVIYISFGSMLKAASIPREKLVAIIAALAELPQRVLWKWEEPTLPGNPSNIYVSNWLPQNDILAHPKVLAFYSHCGMLGTTEAIHHGVPVVGMPIFGDQPSNAAAIQESGLGVEIQVNELTKDNLLKKLRTVLDPEFRRKVKLLSMAYHDRPVSAMDSAIFWTEFAARNSHLTFRSPAADLPLYLYYNLDIIAIFTVIILVLIKIVTLLFTTTKTQLNVEQQAINKSKTS from the exons ATGAAACTCGTTGTGAATATCGTGTTCACACTTTTAGCTTTTACTGTGTCCGTGAATGAAGTGAGCTCTTTAAACATTCTTGGAATATTCCCGTACGAAGGAAAGAGTCATTTCTTTCTCTTTGAACCCTATCTTCGAGAACTGGCGAGAAGGGGCCACGATGTTACAGTCATATCGCACTTTCCGCAAAAACAGGCCGTCAAAAACTATACAGACATTTCCTTAGCCGGTTCAGTGAAGATTTTAGAAGATGCACTACCAATAGAAAAGTCTTATACCGCCTTAGTTAATATTATCCATTTTATAATCGACAAAGGCACAGAGAATTGCAGACAATTATTAGCAAATAAAGAAGTGCAGGACTTATGGAAAAGAAAAGCAAGATTTGATGTGGTTTTGGTTGAACAATTTAACAGCGACTGTTCCTTAGGATTAGCACATAAATTTGAAGCGCCGGTAGTCGGCTTGACATCGCACACGCCTATGCCATGGCATTACAACCGATTCGGTATACCTTATAATCCGTCGTATGTCCCATTTATGTTTTTTGGAGGAGGAACTAAACCCACACTATACCAACGTATTGAAGTAACAATTTTCAACGCTTATTTCAACGCTCTGTATACATGGTTTTCGCAAAGAGTCGATCAAAATACATTGGCGGAATATTTTAACGACGTTCCTCCTCTCGAAGAGTTGGGAAGGGAAATTAAGCTATACCTTGTGTACAAGAACTTTGCCCTATTTGGATCATCGATGGCTCCCCAGAATGTCAAAGAAGTCGGCGGTTACCACGTTGCAGCACCTAAACCGCTACCAAAT GATCTCAAGAAGTTCATCGAGGAATCAGAGAAAGGCGTCATCTACATCAGCTTCGGGTCAATGCTAAAGGCGGCATCCATCCCGAGAGAGAAGCTGGTGGCCATCATAGCTGCCCTCGCTGAATTGCCCCAGAGAGTCCTCTGGAAGTGGGAAGAGCCAACCCTCCCGGGCAACCCTAGCAATATTTACGTCTCGAATTGGCTTCCGCAGAACGATATATTAG CTCACCCAAAGGTGTTAGCTTTCTACTCGCACTGCGGCATGCTGGGCACCACAGAAGCCATACACCATGGAGTACCCGTCGTGGGGATGCCAATCTTTGGGGACCAGCCATCCAACGCAGCAGCCATTCAAGAGAGCGGCTTGGGCGTTGAGATTCAAGTCAACGAACTAACCAAAGACAATTTACTGAAGAAGCTCCGAACTGTACTTGATCCTGA GTTTAGGCGCAAAGTTAAACTCCTCTCTATGGCTTATCACGACCGGCCAGTCTCTGCCATGGATAGCGCCATCTTTTGGACGGAATTTGCAGCCAGGAACAGCCACCTCACCTTCCGTTCTCCAGCTGCCGATTTGCCGCTCTACCTTTACTATAATTTAGATATTATTGCTATTTTTACTGTGATAATCCTAGTTTTAATCAAAATAGTTACGTTACTCTTTACAACAACGAAAACACAATTGAATGTTGAGCAGCAAGCCATAAACAAAAGTAAAACGTCGTAG